The genomic interval TATAAAGCCCAGCAAATTCAAGCCCCTTGCCTCtttcttgctatatatatagccCAAATCCCACGAAAACCCTAAGACCCTCCATCTAAAACGATGTAAAGCATCGTGGCCGTAAAAGCGTCTGTTTTTGCTTCTCTGGCAGTAAAGCCCTCTCAATTGCTTAGGGTTTATAGCTCTGCGaaatgaaaccctagttcctaataGTAATTGGAACCCGTCAATGGAGGGGTTGAAGGTATCAGATGCCAATTTGGTTGCTTACGTGAACCCATCGAAGAGTACCAAGGTTCCCCAAGCTGTCCTACGCGAGCTCAGCTCTCTGCTTTTCAAGTACTCTTCGTTACCCTTCTGTGTTTTTGGATTTTCTGGGGCTtgatgatttttaatttttatgctgGTGTTAATGAAACATTGGTGTCCATGTTATTGGAGTGTGTATGAATGAGCTTTTACTCTTTTAGATTTATTACTTGCGGAGTTAAATTTTGTTCGGGGCTGGCGTTGATGTGCTATTGTTTGGATGACGagaaaacttgagaaaataACTAAGATGGCGAATATGCTGTGAGTCTAAATGGTTATGCTTTGAATACTGATAGCTTTGGTATTGTCTTGCTCTTATTCATGGCTATTTATCGGATATTTCAGTTAGGCATTTGCATCGAGTATTATTGGATGCATTCCCATACAAACCACCCCACCACATATCTTCATCTAACACCTCTCCTTATTCCCCCATGAGCTGTAATCtccatttttataaatttgttatcttgatcattaaacaaaaaaaaaaaaaaagagctaggCGCCTGCATACAATGCTTGATAACATCCTTATTTCTGTATACTCTGTTAACTTTGTGTCATTGATGATGCAACTATAATGCTTTTACTCTACTGACATGTATTAATAGTGATGTTTAACTCTTCATGCTTATGTTCCTtccgatttttatttttggtgcaAATTCAGTGCACATGATGGCTTACACTTGATCTCTGAACTTCAGGTAAGTTCATATGTTGACAAGTACACATGCTGATGCACTCTCTTTGCACCCTTTGTCTCAAAATCATGAATGGTTAATGTGCACTGATATCTCAATTTTTAAGATTATTGCACTCGATCACCTTGCTTGCTCACTAGTTGATTAAGTTTCTATGTTATACATTTGAGTAACCATGGAAGGGTTTTTATCCTAATATGCCAATTCTATGAGTGGAAGGTCTTTGGCATATGCAGCAAGCCTTACcacttttattattgttgattgACCATGATGTTGCTTATTACACTCCTGCCGGCAAGAGGATATGGCATAACTTGCATCGTGTGGCactatttatgttatttttcataGTTGAAAGTGCAATTCTGCGGTTTTAAATATTGTAGCATTAAGCACTCTGGTCTTTTTTAGGGGGATGGTAGAGAGTGCGAGACATCTGTGtctgatttgaatttgaatcttAATCGTTTGAAATCTACAAGATGGAGTAAGTCTGCTTGGGATGATGTGCTTATGTGAGCATTTTGGTGTTGACTACAGGTTCAATGAAACTTTTGATGGTGTGGTATTAGCATATGACGTCCAAATTCAAGATAAAGTTGCAAAGATTCTTCCTGGACTTCACCCTTATTTTTGTGTGAGACTAGAAGCAAAGTTGTTACTTTTTTCTCCGAAGCCTAACATGCTTTTAGGTAGTTTTTCTATGACCATTCTGATTATTCACCAGATAGtgtattttcctttcttccttttcatgtttttttccttgtccttttttttattattattctttttgtaatgTATAATACCAGATTTGTTTTCTAGGAAGGGAGCAGATCTAGAGTTCATTTAAGATTTTGATAGGATTAGGAGGATCCCTACACCGAATCATAAATATAAGGAGTAATAAATGGTAATTAGGAGTAATTATCAATTGGGTCGGTTGGTAGTATTTATGATAAATAAAGCAAGATTGCTATAGTTTAGGCATAATTATATGCTATGTGATATAGGATTACCATAGGGAAGGACATGGACAGCTATAAAAGTTTCCTGTCAAAGATGTCAAGAATCATCTTTAATCCTTTGTATGTCAGTGTGTTCCTGCCCCTAGTGGAACAAAGCCTGCAATCAACTTTTTcagcttctttcttttccttgatcttatcactttcatagacTAGGGCCCATCAGATTTCATGACTATGTACTGTATGTTTGACTATCCTCATATTTTTCACTTACAGAAGGGAAGGTTGTGAAGCTTACTCAAACATCCATTCATGTCATTGTTCTTGGTTTTTCATCTGCTGTCATGACAGATGAAGACATTCGGgaagaatttatatataaaaccgTAAGTGGATCTTCACCATCACATTTCATAGTTCACATCCTTTTCCTTTGTGTTTGTAACACATCTATATGGTTGAgatgttgattttgttttatgatatgTGGAGTTTGACCTAGAAACACGGTGAGGAACAATATGCTAGCAGATTTCACAAGCGACATGTGATAAAGGTTGGAACCACGATACGCTTTTCAGTCAAGAGGTACacatttttaattacatttggTATTTAGCTGGTCACTGACACACAAAGAATTGCATATCTGTTTATCCTTTTATTGACTAAAGTATGGCATGCTTCTCCACCATCCTCTCTCTCATACCAAggaattttacataaatttgttactgattttatgtgaaaagcgtccttttttatatattgatcactTGATTCGCATCATTGGTTCATATTTGCAGTTTTGATGAGGAAATACTGCACATTTCTGGGTCTATGGTTCCAACAAACACGGGAAGCATTGGCTGGTTGGCTAAACATATGGAAGATGTTTCACGTATTGACAGGTTTTTTTTACTGGACTTTGATTTAAATCAAagaaatcaaaagtttttttaatatttgaatctTAAAAGGTTCTGGTGTGCGCTACACAATAATTTGTGAACATTTTATAGGAGGAGTACAAAGAGGGGAagagaaagtgagggagaaTCGGTAATTGTAGAGCACAGTGAAGCATATTCCTTGCACAGTGACCAAATCAGGACGTCAAAGAAACGCAAAATTAAAGATGAGTCTTAAAGAATGCGTAAGGTGTTCTCTTGTTCTGATGTAATTGTGGGAatcgatttttattttcatgtaataTTTCAACATCTTTGTGGCAtcgataatttatttatttattgcattgaattttgtttttttttaatttgaggcTGATGATTGTTCTTcaaccccccacccccccccccccccccccccccccccccccccccccccccccccccccccacacacatTAAGCTTACAATTTCACCATATCATTCATTCTCTCCATTGAATTGAGAAAGGGTCTTTCCATAACAGTTGATGCAGGAGGTACTGACTTTCGgtatacaacttttttaacatacgtttttttttttctctctttctttctttttgtcgttcggtattttgttttcattattatttattgttagaGGGGCGCTTCTAGCCGGTCCGGCTGCTTTTAGTATAGAAACAGCCCTCCACTAAGTATATGCCACATTGGACATTACACATAATAGATGCAAGATTCACCCACAGAGAATCACAAGCTCACATAGCCcccttttaaaattgtttctcCCTTTCGAAGATACTCAGTCCGTCTCTTGCCGACGCCCACCTCTCATTCTGATGCCGACAGTTCCGACGCCTACCTCATTCCAACGCCAATGGTTCCGATGCCCACCTCTC from Juglans microcarpa x Juglans regia isolate MS1-56 chromosome 4S, Jm3101_v1.0, whole genome shotgun sequence carries:
- the LOC121263116 gene encoding uncharacterized protein LOC121263116 — encoded protein: MEGLKVSDANLVAYVNPSKSTKVPQAVLRELSSLLFKFNETFDGVVLAYDVQIQDKVAKILPGLHPYFCVRLEAKLLLFSPKPNMLLEGKVVKLTQTSIHVIVLGFSSAVMTDEDIREEFIYKTKHGEEQYASRFHKRHVIKVGTTIRFSVKSFDEEILHISGSMVPTNTGSIGWLAKHMEDVSRIDRRSTKRGRESEGESVIVEHSEAYSLHSDQIRTSKKRKIKDES